A section of the Corvus hawaiiensis isolate bCorHaw1 chromosome 16, bCorHaw1.pri.cur, whole genome shotgun sequence genome encodes:
- the TNRC6A gene encoding trinucleotide repeat-containing gene 6A protein isoform X13, which produces MRELEAKATKEVERKLSRAFLPHLCGTERRDLVQEEEEQLMEERKKRKEDKKKKEAAQKKAIEQKIKVPEQTKTSVSQPQPVTSNGTSTGTSTTNNAKRAPASSQQQPLPRYPPREVPPRFRHQEQKQLLKRGQQLPVIAANLGSTPKVLNGQSGGSTGTNNQPVTNGEVPNSSKKQPDLNHSGLGSHYENSHWGPVSSNSDSSTNWDKVIVDGSDKEAWPSITGSDPELTSECMDTDSASSSGSERNLVIMASGSTGGESDGIRNGIGHGSQNKFVVGSNSNNVGNGSINGPWGLSHGSIISTCQVSVDAPDSKSESSNNRMNAWGTINSSSNGGLNPSTLNSNGNHGAWSVLENSGHALKGSVGSGSPGTSIQCSTIGQMANSQSINSKVGGSAHGSWGSLQESCDSEVNGTRNVSFSGQPQNLNTEMNGPNNTTNFMTSSLPNSAGSVQMNELPNTAGPGAWRVSTMNHSQIQASPVANGTSISHLSNGEAKTGGSYGTTWGAYGSSYSGDKCPGPNSQANGDTVNATLMQPGGSGPGSTNFQINGNKGGGVWEAGTVNSQNVPWGNGNGASAGGSRRGWGNPAQNTGTNISNGEWSKLPSNQHSNEGVNGNSRKFTNGWKSTEEDDLNSQSSAASQMAEQSSTWAKTGTGDSEGSSESTGCHEDRAAVEGQNRERRKVDQHTLLQSIVNRTDLDPRVLSNSGWGQTPIKQNTAWDTETSPRGERKTDNGTEAWGGSVTQTSSSGGCVDRPSPNNNDTSSVSGWGDPKSATRWGDSKGSNSQGGWEEDSAATVMVKSNQSWGSGKEEKSSWNDTPKMKQGWGDGQKASQGWAVSAGDSWGENSRSNHWGEAKKSSSGGSNSDRSVSGWNEPGKSNSVTWGGNNATPNNSSGWDEPAKSNQNQGWGDPPKSNQPQVWGDSSKPVNSPEWNKQDVGSWGAPSAANKSPGSGWLGGPMPAPAKEEEPTGWEEPSPESIRRKMEIDDGTSAWGDPSKYNYKNVNMWNKNVPNSSSSSDQQAQVHPQLLSSSAMSSKESSSGSGWGEPSTPATTVDNGTSAWGKPMDTGTSWGEPVSDAGGTSGWGNASLGQQPPNKPGPKSMQDSWCGDDMPLTGSRQTSWEEEEDVEIGMWNSSSSQEANPSLNWPPYMKKMPTKGIMKGGNKQDETWINPFIKQFTNLSFSRESPEETIQSNKMDMSGGLLQDKRMEMDKHGLGVGDYNRVVGKGPGSRPQIPKESSMDRGPYFDKDGIVADESQNMQFMSNQNMKLPPSNNALPNQALGSLTGLGMQSLNSVRQNGNPSVFGVGNIAAQPRSMQQPPAQPLNSSQPNPRAQVPPPLLSPQVPVSLLKYAPNSGGLSPLFGPQQVAMLNQLSQLNQLSQISQLQRLLAQQQKAQPQRSMPSGGRQQQEQQGRSLSMQQQMMQQSRQLDPNLLMKQQTPPSQQQSLHQPSMKSFLENVIPHATPELQKGPSPINAFSSFPIGMNSNLNVNLDMSSIKEPQSRLRKWTTVDSISVNTSLDQNSSKHGAISSGFRLEDSPFVPYDFMNSSNSPASPPGSIGDGWPRAKSPNGSSSVNWPPEFRPGEPWKGYPNIDPETDPYVTPGSVINNLSINTVREVDHLRDRNSGSSSSLNTTLPSTSAWSSIRASNYNVSLSSTAQSTSARNSDSKSTWSPGSVTNTSLAHELWKVPLPPKSITAPSRPPPGLTGQKPPLSTWDNSLRLGGGWGNSDARYTPGSSWGESSSGRITNWLVLKNLTPQIDGSTLRTLCMQHGPLITFHLNLPHGNALVRYSSKEEVVKAQKSLHMCVLGNTTILAEFASEEEISRFFAQGQSLTPSPGWQSLGSSQSRLGSIDGSHSFSNRNDLNHWNGAGLSGTSSGDLHGTSLWGSPNYSTSLWGAPSSNDTRGISSPSPINAFLSVDHLGGGGESM; this is translated from the exons ATCTGAACCACAGTGGTCTAGGATCCCATTATGAAAATTCTCACTGGGGACCAGTCTCTTCAAATAGTGACTCCAGCACAAACTGGGATAAAGTTATCGTAGACGGCTCTGACAAAGAAGCATGGCCATCAATCACTGGCAGTGACCCAGAGCTGACTTCAGAATGTATGGACACTGactctgcctccagctctgggtcGGAGCGGAACCTCGTTATCATGGCTTCAGGGAGCACAGGCGGAGAAAGCGATGGCATTCGCAATGGCATCGGACATGGGTCTCAGAATAAGTTTGTGGTTGGTAGCAACAGCAATAATGTGGGCAATGGAAGTATTAATGGGCCGTGGGGGTTATCCCATGGATCCATAATAAGCACATGTCAAGTTTCTGTGGATGCTCCTGACAGCAAATCTGAAAGTAGCAACAATAGAATGAATGCTTGGGGCACCATAAACTCTTCATCAAATGGAGGGTTAAATCCAAGCACTTTGAATTCAAATGGCAACCATGGTGCCTGGTCTGTGTTGGAGAACAGTGGACATGCCCTGAAAGGGTCCGTGGGGAGTGGGAGTCCTGGCACAAGCATTCAGTGCAGTACCATAGGTCAGATGGCCAACAGCCAGAGTATTAACTCGAAAGTGGGTGGCTCAGCCCACGGTTCCTGGGGAAGCCTTCAGGAAAGTTGTGATTCTGAAGTAAATGGTACAAGGAATGTTTCATTCAGTGGGCAACCTCAAAACCTTAACACTGAAATGAATGGACCAAATAACACTACTAACTTTATGACCTCTAGTTTACCAAACTCTGCTGGTTCGGTGCAGATGAACGAACTGCCCAACACTGCAGGGCCCGGGGCCTGGCGCGTGAGCACAATGAATCATTCTCAGATTCAGGCCTCTCCAGTGGCAAATGGCACTTCCATCTCTCACCTGAGCAACGGTGAGGCCAAAACTGGCGGCTCTTATGGTACTACCTGGGGTGCCTATGGTTCTAGTTACTCTGGAGACAAATGTCCAGGCCCAAACAGCCAAGCTAATGGTGACACTGTGAATGCAACTCTAATGCAGCCGGGCGGGAGCGGGCCTGGCAGCACTAACTTTCAAATCAACGGGAATAAAGGCGGAGGGGTGTGGGAGGCAGGGACAGTCAACTCCCAGAATGTGCCGTGGGGAAACGGGAATGGTGCGAGTGCTGGCGGGAGCAGAAgaggatggggcaaccctgcaCAAAACACTGGCACCAACATTTCCAACGGGGAATGGAGCAAACTGCCTAGCAATCAGCATTCCAATGAAGGTGTGAATGGAAACAGCAGGAAGTTTACAAATGGATGGAAGTCTACTGAGGAGGATGATCTCAacagccagagctctgctgcctcccagaTGGCTGAGCAGAGTAGCACATGGGCCAAAACAGGTAcgggggacagcgaggggagCTCAGAGAGCACCGGGTGCCATGaagacagagcagctgtggaaggCCAGAACCGAGAGAGAAGGAAAGTTGACCAGCATACATTACTCCAAAGCATAGTGAACAGAACTGACTTAGATCCACGTGTCCTTTCCAACTCTGGTTGGGGACAGACTCCAATCAAACAGAACACTGCCTGGGATACTGAAACATCACCGAGGGGTGAAAGAAAAACTGACAATGGGACAGAGGCCTGGGGGGGCTCTGTGACACAGACTTCCAGCTCAGGGGGGTGTGTGGATAGACCTAGCCCTAATAATAACGATACCTCATCTGTATCGGGGTGGGGAGATCCAAAGTCTGCTACAAGGTGGGGAGACTCCAAAGGGTCAAACAGCCAGGGGGGGTGGGAAGAAGATTCTGCTGCTACAGTAATGGTCAAGAGCAATCAATCATGGGGAAGTGGCAAAGAGGAAAAGTCATCCTGGAATGACACACCGAAGATgaagcagggatggggagatggACAGAAGGCCAGCCAGGGTTGGGCAGTGTCTGCTGGTGATAGCTGGGGTGAAAACTCTAGAAGTAACCATTGGGGTGAGGCAAAGAAATCCAGTTCCGGAGGTAGCAACAGCGACAGGTCCGTGTCTGGTTGGAATGAGCCAGGTAAATCAAATTCTGTTACTTGGGGAGGCAATAATGCAACCCCAAACAACTCTTCAGGATGGGATGAGCCTGCAAAGTCTAATCAGAACCAGGGCTGGGGAGACCCTCCGAAATCCAATCAGCCTCAAGTCTGGGGGGACTCGTCGAAGCCAGTCAATTCTCCTGAGTGGAACAAACAAGATGTTGGCTCTTGGGGAGCCCCGTCTGCCGCGAACAAATCCCCGGGGTCTGGCTGGCTGGGGGGGCCAATGCCAGCCCCAGCAAAGGAGGAAGAGCCCACGGGCTGGGAGGAGCCATCCCCCGAATCCATACGCCGGAAAATGGAGATTGATGATGGAACTTCTGCTTGGGGTGATCCAAGCAAATACAACTACAAAAATGTGAATATGTGGAATAAAAATGTCCCAAACAGTAGCAGCAGTTCAGACCAGCAAGCACAGGTACATCCGCAGCTACTGTCTTCAAGTGCCATGTCTAGCAAGGAGAGCAGTTCGGGTTCTG GTTGGGGAGAGCCTTCTACTCCAGCCACTACTGTAGATAACGGGACTTCAGCGTGGGGTAAGCCCATGGACACTGGTACGAGCTGGGGAGAGCCCGTCAGCGATGCAGGAGGCACCTCTGGCTGGGGAAACGCTTCTCTTGGGCAGCAGCCTCCAAATAAACCTG GGCCTAAATCTATGCAAGATAGTTGGTGTGGAGATGATATGCCATTGACTGGCAGTCGTCAGACcagctgggaggaagaggaggatgttGAGATTGGAATGTGGAACAGCAGTTCCTCACAAGAAGCTAACCCATCGTTAAACTGGCCACCCTACATGAAAAAGATGCCCACAAAG GGAATAATGAAAGGTGGAAATAAGCAAGATGAAACATGGATCAATCCATTCATTAAGCAATTCACAAATCTCAGTTTTTCA agAGAATCACCAGAAGAAACCATACAGAGCAATAAGATGGACATGTCTGGAG GGTTACTGCAGGACAAGCGGATGGAGATGGACAAGCACGGCCTGGGTGTGGGAGATTACAATCGTGTGGTTGGCAAAGGCCCTGGTTCTcgtccccaaattcccaaagagTCTTCCATGGATCGCGGTCCTTACTTCGATAAG GATGGCATTGTAGCAGACGAGTCCCAAAACATGCAGTTTATGTCCAATCAAAACATGAAGCTTCCCCCTTCAAATAATGCACTACCTAACCAAGCCCTGGGCTCCCTAACAGGGCTGGGTATGCAAAGCTTGAATTCTGTTAGACAG AATGGCAATCCCAGTGTGTTTGGTGTTGGGAATAtagcagcacagcccaggagcatgcagcagcctccagcacaACCTCTTAATTCATCTCAGCCTAATCCACGTGCTCAAGTGCCTCCTCCATTACTATCCCCTCAG GTTCCAGTATCATTACTGAAGTATGCACCAAACAGCGGTGGCCTGAGCCCACTTTTTGGCCCACAACAGGTAGCCATGTTGAATCAACTGTCCCAGTTAAACCAGCTTTCTCAGATCTCCCAGTTACAG CGGCTGTtggctcagcagcagaaggCTCAGCCTCAGAGGAGCATGCCTTCTGGGGGtcggcagcagcaggagcagcag GGTCGATCTCTTAGTATGCAGCAACAGATGATGCAACAGTCCCGTCAGCTTGATCCAAACCTGTTAATGAAGCAGCAAACTCCACCCTCTCAACAGCAGTCACTCCATCAGCCCTCCATGAAATCCTTCCTTGAGAATGTCATACCCCACGCTACTCCTGAGCTGCAGAAAGGGCCGTCACCAATCAATGCTTTCAGCAGCTTCCCTATAG GAATGAACTCAAACTTGAATGTAAACCTGGATATGAGCAGTATTAAAGAGCCACAATCTCGGCTGAGGAAATGGACTACAGTCGACAGCATTTCTGTGAACACATCCTTAGATCAAAACTCCAGCAAACATG gtgCTATTTCAAGTGGTTTTAGGCTGGAAGATTCTCCGTTTGTTCCTTACGACTTTATGAACAGCAGTAATTCGCCAGCCAGTCCTCCCGGATCCATTGGGGACGGCTGGCCCCGTGCCAAATCGCCTAATGGCTCTAGCAGTGTTAACTGGCCCCCAG AGTTTCGCCCTGGTGAGCCATGGAAAGGTTATCCAAACATCGACCCCGAAACTGACCCTTACGTCACTCCTGGCAGTGTCATAAACAATCTCTCAATTAATACTGTGCGGGAAGTTGACCACCTCAGGGACAGGAACAGTG GGTCATCCTCATCTTTGAACACCACGCTGCCTTCAACTAGTGCCTGGTCATCCATTCGTGCCTCCAACTACAATGTTTCCCTCAGCAGTACAGCACAAAGCACTTCAG CCAGAAACAGTGATTCCAAATCAACATGGTCTCCTGGATCAGTCACTAACACCTCTCTGGCTCATGAGCTGTGGAAGGTCCCTTTGCCACCTAAAAGCATCACTGCTCCGTCCcgcccacctccagggctgaCAGGCCAGAAACCACCCCTGTCCACTTGGGATAATTCCCTTCGTCTGGGTGGAGGATGGGGAAATTCTGATGCCAGATACACCCCTG gtTCAAGCTGGGGtgagagcagctcagggagaaTAACAAATTGGCTTGTTCTAAAAAACCTTACACCTCAG ATCGACGGCTCAACCCTGCGTACTCTGTGCATGCAGCACGGCCCACTAATAACATTCCACCTGAACCTCCCACATGGTAATGCTTTGGTCCGTTACAGTTCAAAAGAAGAGGTAGTGAAGGCACAAAAATCTCTGCACAT gtGTGTTTTAGGGAACACTACTATTCTTGCTGAGTTTGCCAGTGAAGAGGAGATTAGTCGCTTCTTTGCACAAGGCCAGTCCCTGACTCCGTCTCCTGGCTGGCAATCTCTGGGATCCAGCCAGAGCCGACTCGGATCCATCGATGGTTCCCATTCGTTCTCAAACCGTAATGATCTAAATCACTGGAATGGTGCTGGGCTGTCGGGAACTAGCAGTGGAGACCTTCATGGCACTTCACTTTGGGGGAGCCCCAACTATTCCACGAGCCTGTGGGGTGCCCCGAGCAgcaatgacaccaggggaattAGCAGCCCATCCCCCATCAACGCTTTCCTTTCTGTTGACCACCTGGGTGGAGGTGGAGAGTCCATGTAA
- the TNRC6A gene encoding trinucleotide repeat-containing gene 6A protein isoform X2: protein MRELEAKATKEVERKLSRAFLPHLCGTERRDLVQEEEEQLMEERKKRKEDKKKKEAAQKKAIEQKIKVPEQTKTSVSQPQPVTSNGTSTGTSTTNNAKRAPASSQQQPLPRYPPREVPPRFRHQEQKQLLKRGQQLPVIAANLGSTPKVLNGQSGGSTGTNNQPVTNGEVPNSSKKQPGMPPIRDLVSHSPNQSDLNHSGLGSHYENSHWGPVSSNSDSSTNWDKVIVDGSDKEAWPSITGSDPELTSECMDTDSASSSGSERNLVIMASGSTGGESDGIRNGIGHGSQNKFVVGSNSNNVGNGSINGPWGLSHGSIISTCQVSVDAPDSKSESSNNRMNAWGTINSSSNGGLNPSTLNSNGNHGAWSVLENSGHALKGSVGSGSPGTSIQCSTIGQMANSQSINSKVGGSAHGSWGSLQESCDSEVNGTRNVSFSGQPQNLNTEMNGPNNTTNFMTSSLPNSAGSVQMNELPNTAGPGAWRVSTMNHSQIQASPVANGTSISHLSNGEAKTGGSYGTTWGAYGSSYSGDKCPGPNSQANGDTVNATLMQPGGSGPGSTNFQINGNKGGGVWEAGTVNSQNVPWGNGNGASAGGSRRGWGNPAQNTGTNISNGEWSKLPSNQHSNEGVNGNSRKFTNGWKSTEEDDLNSQSSAASQMAEQSSTWAKTGTGDSEGSSESTGCHEDRAAVEGQNRERRKVDQHTLLQSIVNRTDLDPRVLSNSGWGQTPIKQNTAWDTETSPRGERKTDNGTEAWGGSVTQTSSSGGCVDRPSPNNNDTSSVSGWGDPKSATRWGDSKGSNSQGGWEEDSAATVMVKSNQSWGSGKEEKSSWNDTPKMKQGWGDGQKASQGWAVSAGDSWGENSRSNHWGEAKKSSSGGSNSDRSVSGWNEPGKSNSVTWGGNNATPNNSSGWDEPAKSNQNQGWGDPPKSNQPQVWGDSSKPVNSPEWNKQDVGSWGAPSAANKSPGSGWLGGPMPAPAKEEEPTGWEEPSPESIRRKMEIDDGTSAWGDPSKYNYKNVNMWNKNVPNSSSSSDQQAQVHPQLLSSSAMSSKESSSGSGWGEPSTPATTVDNGTSAWGKPMDTGTSWGEPVSDAGGTSGWGNASLGQQPPNKPGPKSMQDSWCGDDMPLTGSRQTSWEEEEDVEIGMWNSSSSQEANPSLNWPPYMKKMPTKGIMKGGNKQDETWINPFIKQFTNLSFSRESPEETIQSNKMDMSGGLLQDKRMEMDKHGLGVGDYNRVVGKGPGSRPQIPKESSMDRGPYFDKDGIVADESQNMQFMSNQNMKLPPSNNALPNQALGSLTGLGMQSLNSVRQNGNPSVFGVGNIAAQPRSMQQPPAQPLNSSQPNPRAQVPPPLLSPQVPVSLLKYAPNSGGLSPLFGPQQVAMLNQLSQLNQLSQISQLQRLLAQQQKAQPQRSMPSGGRQQQEQQGRSLSMQQQMMQQSRQLDPNLLMKQQTPPSQQQSLHQPSMKSFLENVIPHATPELQKGPSPINAFSSFPIGFCPISTSEIPGMNSNLNVNLDMSSIKEPQSRLRKWTTVDSISVNTSLDQNSSKHGAISSGFRLEDSPFVPYDFMNSSNSPASPPGSIGDGWPRAKSPNGSSSVNWPPEFRPGEPWKGYPNIDPETDPYVTPGSVINNLSINTVREVDHLRDRNSGSSSSLNTTLPSTSAWSSIRASNYNVSLSSTAQSTSVARNSDSKSTWSPGSVTNTSLAHELWKVPLPPKSITAPSRPPPGLTGQKPPLSTWDNSLRLGGGWGNSDARYTPGSSWGESSSGRITNWLVLKNLTPQIDGSTLRTLCMQHGPLITFHLNLPHGNALVRYSSKEEVVKAQKSLHMCVLGNTTILAEFASEEEISRFFAQGQSLTPSPGWQSLGSSQSRLGSIDGSHSFSNRNDLNHWNGAGLSGTSSGDLHGTSLWGSPNYSTSLWGAPSSNDTRGISSPSPINAFLSVDHLGGGGESM, encoded by the exons ATCTGAACCACAGTGGTCTAGGATCCCATTATGAAAATTCTCACTGGGGACCAGTCTCTTCAAATAGTGACTCCAGCACAAACTGGGATAAAGTTATCGTAGACGGCTCTGACAAAGAAGCATGGCCATCAATCACTGGCAGTGACCCAGAGCTGACTTCAGAATGTATGGACACTGactctgcctccagctctgggtcGGAGCGGAACCTCGTTATCATGGCTTCAGGGAGCACAGGCGGAGAAAGCGATGGCATTCGCAATGGCATCGGACATGGGTCTCAGAATAAGTTTGTGGTTGGTAGCAACAGCAATAATGTGGGCAATGGAAGTATTAATGGGCCGTGGGGGTTATCCCATGGATCCATAATAAGCACATGTCAAGTTTCTGTGGATGCTCCTGACAGCAAATCTGAAAGTAGCAACAATAGAATGAATGCTTGGGGCACCATAAACTCTTCATCAAATGGAGGGTTAAATCCAAGCACTTTGAATTCAAATGGCAACCATGGTGCCTGGTCTGTGTTGGAGAACAGTGGACATGCCCTGAAAGGGTCCGTGGGGAGTGGGAGTCCTGGCACAAGCATTCAGTGCAGTACCATAGGTCAGATGGCCAACAGCCAGAGTATTAACTCGAAAGTGGGTGGCTCAGCCCACGGTTCCTGGGGAAGCCTTCAGGAAAGTTGTGATTCTGAAGTAAATGGTACAAGGAATGTTTCATTCAGTGGGCAACCTCAAAACCTTAACACTGAAATGAATGGACCAAATAACACTACTAACTTTATGACCTCTAGTTTACCAAACTCTGCTGGTTCGGTGCAGATGAACGAACTGCCCAACACTGCAGGGCCCGGGGCCTGGCGCGTGAGCACAATGAATCATTCTCAGATTCAGGCCTCTCCAGTGGCAAATGGCACTTCCATCTCTCACCTGAGCAACGGTGAGGCCAAAACTGGCGGCTCTTATGGTACTACCTGGGGTGCCTATGGTTCTAGTTACTCTGGAGACAAATGTCCAGGCCCAAACAGCCAAGCTAATGGTGACACTGTGAATGCAACTCTAATGCAGCCGGGCGGGAGCGGGCCTGGCAGCACTAACTTTCAAATCAACGGGAATAAAGGCGGAGGGGTGTGGGAGGCAGGGACAGTCAACTCCCAGAATGTGCCGTGGGGAAACGGGAATGGTGCGAGTGCTGGCGGGAGCAGAAgaggatggggcaaccctgcaCAAAACACTGGCACCAACATTTCCAACGGGGAATGGAGCAAACTGCCTAGCAATCAGCATTCCAATGAAGGTGTGAATGGAAACAGCAGGAAGTTTACAAATGGATGGAAGTCTACTGAGGAGGATGATCTCAacagccagagctctgctgcctcccagaTGGCTGAGCAGAGTAGCACATGGGCCAAAACAGGTAcgggggacagcgaggggagCTCAGAGAGCACCGGGTGCCATGaagacagagcagctgtggaaggCCAGAACCGAGAGAGAAGGAAAGTTGACCAGCATACATTACTCCAAAGCATAGTGAACAGAACTGACTTAGATCCACGTGTCCTTTCCAACTCTGGTTGGGGACAGACTCCAATCAAACAGAACACTGCCTGGGATACTGAAACATCACCGAGGGGTGAAAGAAAAACTGACAATGGGACAGAGGCCTGGGGGGGCTCTGTGACACAGACTTCCAGCTCAGGGGGGTGTGTGGATAGACCTAGCCCTAATAATAACGATACCTCATCTGTATCGGGGTGGGGAGATCCAAAGTCTGCTACAAGGTGGGGAGACTCCAAAGGGTCAAACAGCCAGGGGGGGTGGGAAGAAGATTCTGCTGCTACAGTAATGGTCAAGAGCAATCAATCATGGGGAAGTGGCAAAGAGGAAAAGTCATCCTGGAATGACACACCGAAGATgaagcagggatggggagatggACAGAAGGCCAGCCAGGGTTGGGCAGTGTCTGCTGGTGATAGCTGGGGTGAAAACTCTAGAAGTAACCATTGGGGTGAGGCAAAGAAATCCAGTTCCGGAGGTAGCAACAGCGACAGGTCCGTGTCTGGTTGGAATGAGCCAGGTAAATCAAATTCTGTTACTTGGGGAGGCAATAATGCAACCCCAAACAACTCTTCAGGATGGGATGAGCCTGCAAAGTCTAATCAGAACCAGGGCTGGGGAGACCCTCCGAAATCCAATCAGCCTCAAGTCTGGGGGGACTCGTCGAAGCCAGTCAATTCTCCTGAGTGGAACAAACAAGATGTTGGCTCTTGGGGAGCCCCGTCTGCCGCGAACAAATCCCCGGGGTCTGGCTGGCTGGGGGGGCCAATGCCAGCCCCAGCAAAGGAGGAAGAGCCCACGGGCTGGGAGGAGCCATCCCCCGAATCCATACGCCGGAAAATGGAGATTGATGATGGAACTTCTGCTTGGGGTGATCCAAGCAAATACAACTACAAAAATGTGAATATGTGGAATAAAAATGTCCCAAACAGTAGCAGCAGTTCAGACCAGCAAGCACAGGTACATCCGCAGCTACTGTCTTCAAGTGCCATGTCTAGCAAGGAGAGCAGTTCGGGTTCTG GTTGGGGAGAGCCTTCTACTCCAGCCACTACTGTAGATAACGGGACTTCAGCGTGGGGTAAGCCCATGGACACTGGTACGAGCTGGGGAGAGCCCGTCAGCGATGCAGGAGGCACCTCTGGCTGGGGAAACGCTTCTCTTGGGCAGCAGCCTCCAAATAAACCTG GGCCTAAATCTATGCAAGATAGTTGGTGTGGAGATGATATGCCATTGACTGGCAGTCGTCAGACcagctgggaggaagaggaggatgttGAGATTGGAATGTGGAACAGCAGTTCCTCACAAGAAGCTAACCCATCGTTAAACTGGCCACCCTACATGAAAAAGATGCCCACAAAG GGAATAATGAAAGGTGGAAATAAGCAAGATGAAACATGGATCAATCCATTCATTAAGCAATTCACAAATCTCAGTTTTTCA agAGAATCACCAGAAGAAACCATACAGAGCAATAAGATGGACATGTCTGGAG GGTTACTGCAGGACAAGCGGATGGAGATGGACAAGCACGGCCTGGGTGTGGGAGATTACAATCGTGTGGTTGGCAAAGGCCCTGGTTCTcgtccccaaattcccaaagagTCTTCCATGGATCGCGGTCCTTACTTCGATAAG GATGGCATTGTAGCAGACGAGTCCCAAAACATGCAGTTTATGTCCAATCAAAACATGAAGCTTCCCCCTTCAAATAATGCACTACCTAACCAAGCCCTGGGCTCCCTAACAGGGCTGGGTATGCAAAGCTTGAATTCTGTTAGACAG AATGGCAATCCCAGTGTGTTTGGTGTTGGGAATAtagcagcacagcccaggagcatgcagcagcctccagcacaACCTCTTAATTCATCTCAGCCTAATCCACGTGCTCAAGTGCCTCCTCCATTACTATCCCCTCAG GTTCCAGTATCATTACTGAAGTATGCACCAAACAGCGGTGGCCTGAGCCCACTTTTTGGCCCACAACAGGTAGCCATGTTGAATCAACTGTCCCAGTTAAACCAGCTTTCTCAGATCTCCCAGTTACAG CGGCTGTtggctcagcagcagaaggCTCAGCCTCAGAGGAGCATGCCTTCTGGGGGtcggcagcagcaggagcagcag GGTCGATCTCTTAGTATGCAGCAACAGATGATGCAACAGTCCCGTCAGCTTGATCCAAACCTGTTAATGAAGCAGCAAACTCCACCCTCTCAACAGCAGTCACTCCATCAGCCCTCCATGAAATCCTTCCTTGAGAATGTCATACCCCACGCTACTCCTGAGCTGCAGAAAGGGCCGTCACCAATCAATGCTTTCAGCAGCTTCCCTATAG GCTTCTGTCCAATTTCTACTTCAGAAATTCCAG GAATGAACTCAAACTTGAATGTAAACCTGGATATGAGCAGTATTAAAGAGCCACAATCTCGGCTGAGGAAATGGACTACAGTCGACAGCATTTCTGTGAACACATCCTTAGATCAAAACTCCAGCAAACATG gtgCTATTTCAAGTGGTTTTAGGCTGGAAGATTCTCCGTTTGTTCCTTACGACTTTATGAACAGCAGTAATTCGCCAGCCAGTCCTCCCGGATCCATTGGGGACGGCTGGCCCCGTGCCAAATCGCCTAATGGCTCTAGCAGTGTTAACTGGCCCCCAG AGTTTCGCCCTGGTGAGCCATGGAAAGGTTATCCAAACATCGACCCCGAAACTGACCCTTACGTCACTCCTGGCAGTGTCATAAACAATCTCTCAATTAATACTGTGCGGGAAGTTGACCACCTCAGGGACAGGAACAGTG GGTCATCCTCATCTTTGAACACCACGCTGCCTTCAACTAGTGCCTGGTCATCCATTCGTGCCTCCAACTACAATGTTTCCCTCAGCAGTACAGCACAAAGCACTTCAG TAGCCAGAAACAGTGATTCCAAATCAACATGGTCTCCTGGATCAGTCACTAACACCTCTCTGGCTCATGAGCTGTGGAAGGTCCCTTTGCCACCTAAAAGCATCACTGCTCCGTCCcgcccacctccagggctgaCAGGCCAGAAACCACCCCTGTCCACTTGGGATAATTCCCTTCGTCTGGGTGGAGGATGGGGAAATTCTGATGCCAGATACACCCCTG gtTCAAGCTGGGGtgagagcagctcagggagaaTAACAAATTGGCTTGTTCTAAAAAACCTTACACCTCAG ATCGACGGCTCAACCCTGCGTACTCTGTGCATGCAGCACGGCCCACTAATAACATTCCACCTGAACCTCCCACATGGTAATGCTTTGGTCCGTTACAGTTCAAAAGAAGAGGTAGTGAAGGCACAAAAATCTCTGCACAT gtGTGTTTTAGGGAACACTACTATTCTTGCTGAGTTTGCCAGTGAAGAGGAGATTAGTCGCTTCTTTGCACAAGGCCAGTCCCTGACTCCGTCTCCTGGCTGGCAATCTCTGGGATCCAGCCAGAGCCGACTCGGATCCATCGATGGTTCCCATTCGTTCTCAAACCGTAATGATCTAAATCACTGGAATGGTGCTGGGCTGTCGGGAACTAGCAGTGGAGACCTTCATGGCACTTCACTTTGGGGGAGCCCCAACTATTCCACGAGCCTGTGGGGTGCCCCGAGCAgcaatgacaccaggggaattAGCAGCCCATCCCCCATCAACGCTTTCCTTTCTGTTGACCACCTGGGTGGAGGTGGAGAGTCCATGTAA